One Formosa agariphila KMM 3901 genomic window, TTTCTTCAATTCCAATTCCGTTATCAGATACCGTTATCTTTACAACATTATCATGCAAAGATACATGTGCTACTATTTTAGGAACACGATCTTCTGGAATGGCTTGAATAGCATTTTTAACCAGATTAGTAACAATTCTTATCAATTGCGTTTTATCGAATGTTGCAATAATTTCTTCCCGTTCGGCAAGAAAAACAATATAGTCTTTATTAAAAATATCTAAAGCAAGTCGAACAGTATTTACCACATTAAGCGTTTCGTTTTACTGAGCTGGCATATTTGCAAAATTAGAGAATGCCGATGCTATAGACGACATGGTATCGATTTGCTGAATTAACGTTTCGGAATACTCTTCTACTTTTTGATGAATATTAGGATCGTCTGGACTAAACTTACGTTGAAAATTCTGAACACTTAATCGCATAGGTGTCAACGGATTTTTAATTTCGTGTGCGACTTGTTTTGCCATTTCACGCCAAGCTTCTTCACGCTCACTTTTTGCTAATTGCTGTGCGCTATCTTCCAATTGGTCAATCATACTATTATACGATTGCACTAAAGTAGAAATTTCTTCACTAGCATCTTCAACCTCAATACGGGCATTACGTTTTTCTAAAGTAGTTGAGTTAATTTTATCGCTAATAGTCTTAATCGATTTGGTAATATAATTTGCCAAAAAGAAGGCTATGGCCGAAGCAAGCACTAGCATAAATAAATATGCATAACTAATACGCTCTAAAAATTCGTCTAATTCTTTAGCTAAAAAATCGTCATCTTCAAGATATGGTAAATTTAAAATGGCCAACGGTTTAAATTTATTATCCGTGATATAGGAATACGATGATTGAAACACAACATGATTCTCATTTCGCTGTTCTACATAGGTATGTTTTGCTGTATTAGACAGTGCATTTAAAACATTTGCCTTAATACATTTTGGCACAGAATCTTGTGCGAATCCGGCACGAGAAGAAGTTAAAATAGATCCATCTAAATCGTAAATATTAATTTCTAAGTTATGAATATTCGCAATTTCGTAAATCTTATCTTTAAAAATGTAAGGGATTTTTTCAGTTTTAACCTCGAAAGAAGTCTGTTTGATTACAAAATTAATATGTGCTTTTATATTCTTTTCTTTACGCTCTAAGCGTTGCTGGTGGTAATCGATAGCTTCTTCTCCATATTGATAAATGGCAACACCTACAATTAAAATTGAAGCCAATACCACTACAAATAACATAGCGATAAAAATACGGAGCCGTAAAGAAATTTTTTTAAGTTTCATGAATTAGTATGCCCTCAATAATCAAGCCAATGATCTAGGCATTGGGGTTTTTAGCACGAATACGTTTATAAACCTTAAAACCTAACATAATTAGTACACCCAACACAAAGATTCCGACGATACCAAAGATCCAATCGAAACTACTTTTTAAGATTACCAAAAACACAACGGCAAAAAGTATAAAGGTCGCTCCTTCGTTCCATAGCCTCATATAACTAGAGGTTTTTCTAACATCATCGCGTTGTAATTGTTTAAAATACTGATGTGTTTTTAAATGATAACCAATTAATAAAACCACAAATCCCAATTTTACATGCATCCATGGTTGTAGCAACCATTCAGGCATAAGAATAAGTAACCAAATTGCAAAAATTGTAGCTAAAATAGCAGATGGCCAAGTAATAATATACCACAAGCGCTTCGTCATTAACTTTAATTGTTCGCCCAAAATTTCTTTATCCGGAGACGGTTTATGAAAAGATTCTATTTGATATACAAACAATCGTGGAATATAAAAAAGACCTGCAAACCAGGTGATAACAAAAATAAGATGAAGCGATTTTATATAGTTGTAATATTCCATATTTATATGTTAAGCCGTCTTTGTACTTCTTTTAACTAAATCTGTTTTAATTTCACGGTTTAAAAAATAACCTGTGACGATGGTCGATAACACATCGGAAATTGGAAACGACATCCAAACACCTAATTCTCCAAAAAACTTCGGTAAAATTAAAATTAAAGGAATAAAGAAAAAACCTTGACGCGTTAATGTTAGTAATAATGCAGGCTTAGCTTTACCAATGGCCTGAAAATAGGCTGCTCCTATTAATTGCAACGCAATAATTGGGGTGGCGGCAAAAACCCAACGCATAGCAGATGGTGTTTGCTTTAACACTTCGGGATCCTGTGTAAACATTTTTGTGATGGTTTCTGGAAAAGCCATGAGTAAAATAAAAACTATAGTTGCTAGAATCGCTGCATATTTAATAGCTGTATAAATAGATTCACGAACACGATCGTATTGTTCGGCACCATAATTATACCCAGCAATAGGCAAGAATCCTTGTGTGACTCCAAATACAGGAAATAAAGCAAACATAAGCATACGCCCAACAATGGCATAAGCAGTAACAGACACTTCTCCTCCTAAATGGAATAATATGTTATTCATAAATAAATAAGTAACACTTACAACCGCTTGACGGGCTAACGTTACAAAACCAAGTGATCCTATTTCAGAAATAGTTTCCCATTTTAATCGTAAGTACGACCAGTCGATTTTTAAAGTAGAATTATCTGAAAAGAAATACCATAGCACAAACACAAATCCAATAAAATTTGAACCTGTTGTTGCCCAAGCCGCTCCAGCCATTCCCATATCTAGCGTATGGATGAATATATAATCGAAAATAAGATTCCCTACAGAAGGAATCATCATAGAGTACATTGCAAATTTAGGATTCCCCTCTGCACGCATAACATTGTTACCCATCATAGAAAACCCTAAGAAAGGAACCCCATACATAACAATATTATAATACGTTTTAGCGGGCTCAAAAATATCGCCTTTACCACCAAAGGCTGAAATAATTTCGTCATTAAAAAATAACCCCAAGGTTACAAAAGAAGTGATAAGTATGAGCGTTAAGGTAATCTGGTTTCCAAAAACATCTAAAGCTTTTTCTTTATTATTAGCTCCTAACGCTCTAGAAATAATAGATGACCCACCTATACCAATAGACATCCCTAAGGCTGCTATAAAAAAGGATACAGGCAAAACCACATTTATGGCTGCAATTGCAATAGAGCCAATCCAGTTTCCAACGAAAATAGTATCTACAAGTACATTTAGGGACATGACTAAAATCCCAATAGATGCAGGTACAGACTGCTTAATTAAAAGTTGACTAATGGGTTTTGTTCCTAAATCTACAGATACTTTTTCTCTCATACTTATGCAATAATAACCTTATTTAGCCCAATTGTTTATCCATTTCCCTAACAACGCAGACCAAGAATCGTCATCGTTTAAACAAGGTACTGTGGTAAATTCTTTTCCGCCTACTTCATGAAAAAGTTCTTGACCTTCCATTGCAATTTCTTCTAATGTCTCCAAACAATCGCTAACAAAAGCAGGTGTTATTATTGCCATATTTTTAACTCCAGCTAATCCCAATCTTTCAATGGTTCTATCTGTATACGGTTGTAACCACGGATCAAACCCTAATCTAGATTGAAACGAGGTTGAAAATGCTCCTTCTTCTAAACCAAGTTTTTCTGCAACCAATCGCGTAACCTCTAAACATTGGTGTTTATAACAAAATTCGTGTGCTTTAGACGGGGTTACACAACAAGACCCATCTATTTTACAATGCGATTTTGTAACGTCACTTTTTCTAATGTGTCGCTCTGGAATACCATGATAAGAAAACAATATATGATCGTATGTTTTTCCACCAAGATGACGCTTTACAGAGTCACTTAACACTTCAATATAATCTGGTTTATTATAGAAAGCAGGTAAATGATCTATTTTAACATTCGGAAAATGTTCTTGGCGTAGCTCTTCAGTTAAAACTAAAATAGTTTCTGTAGTTGCCATAGCAAATTGAGGGTACAATGGAATTAAGAAAACCTCATCTACACCTTGATCTACCAACTCCTGAATTCCCTTTTTAATGGTCATAGAACCATAACGCATAGCTAATGCTACAGGATAATCTACTTCCTTTTGCACTTTAGCTTTAAGGCGTTCCGAAATCACTATTAATGGAGACCCTTCGTCCCACCATATTTTTTTATATGCAGCAGCAGAAGCTTTTGGTCGTGTTTTTAAAATTATACCTTTTACTAGTGCTGTTCTAGCTATTAGAGGAATATCTATAACACGTTCGTCCATTAGAAACTCTCCTAAATATTTTTTTACATCCTGCGGACTAGGACTCTCTGGAGAGCCTAAGTTAACAAGTAAAACTCCTTTTTTCATTTTACAAAAGTACAATAGAAATTACGATCCTACCACATTCTAATCATAGTATTATCTTATCAACTATTCAATCAAATTGATTATTAGGACTCTTGTATATCAAAAAAATTACATACTCTTAATTCTATTTTTTTCTTGCTGATGATGTATCGAACGGTCTTCATTAGCATTACAATCTTGAAAAATGCCACAAGATTTACCTAATCGTACTAACGATTTAGTATTCGAATCTTTCGACCAAGCTTCTATTTCTGGAGATAAATATGTCATAACAATCAACTTTTTTACATCTGTAAAACTAAAGGAAGAAGTTTATTACAGCGTTAAGACGATGTTACATACGGAATAAGAAATGATAGGACAACACGTTTAAAATTCTTAATAAGATAACATGCACCACATGATACATTATAATCTTATAACTCTGAATTAAAAATTAGATGATTGAAAAATTACACTTCGTAATTTAATACCCTTATTGTTTTTTAGATGAAGATTCTTTTTGCTGTTTCTTAACGGGAATAACTTCGTTTGCATTACAATCCTGAAAAATGCCACAAGACACTCCGGGTCTTACTAACGATTTTGATTCAGATTGTTTCGACCAAGCTTCTATTTCTGGAGATAAATATGTCATACTAAAAGATTTAAGACATCTTAAATATAGTGAATAAAATTAGTCTAAACAATACCGTATGCCTCCTAAAAGATGCATTCTAAAGTTTGGGTCTGAATAAGCCTCAATGGTATGACCGAGCCCCGTATAAAACGAACGTCCGCCATCAAATTCCTGACACCACGCTATAGGATGATAATCCCCATTTTCTCCACCTGCATAAGAGGTTTCATCTAGCATAATAAGCGGATTTATAGCGTCGCTTATGTTTTTAAAATTATACCATTCATCAAAATGTTTCCAATTGGCATCTAAATGTTGTGTTGCTTCATGATTGGTGTTCACAATCTTTAAATTTGCCTGAGATTGCTCTGGATGACTAATAAAATATGCACCAACAAGCTTACCATACCATGGCCAGTCGTACTCGGTATCTGTAGCAGAATGCACACCTAGAAAACTTCCTCCATTATTAATAAATGCTTTAAAAGCGTCTTGTTGTTTTTCATTTAAAACATTACCCGTAGTATTTAAAAAGATTACAAGTTTATATCTCAATAAATTTTCTGAGTTAAATACCTCTGAATTTTCTGTATGTGTAATCGCAAAACCATGTTCTGTACCCAATGCTGTTAATGTTTTTACACCAACTTCAATAGATTTATGCCTAAATCCTTCTGTTTTAGAGAACACCAACACTTGATCTATATTCTGAGCAACAACAGAACCACAAGAAAACAGCAAAACGATTAATAATTTCATACCTAATTAATTGATTGTAAATATTTTTTTGGAGTAGTTCCGTACTTCTTCTTAAAGGCAGCAATAAAGTGACTTGAAGTACTATAGCCCACTTTTAACCCCACTTCATTTACATTAAAACCTCCTGTTTCTAGCAGCTTTCTAGCTTCTTCCATTTTATAGTCGAATAAAAAACTAAAAACCGAATCTCCATAAATTTGTTTAAATCCTTCTTTAAGTTTCTTAAGACTTAAACCAATCTCGTCTGCCAATTCCTGTAAACTAGGCGGCTCTGCCATTCTAGAAATAATAATATCTTTTGCTTTTCTAATTTTAATCACATTGGTTTCGTCTACTAAAAACGGACATTGTTCAACATTAGCATCTTCACTCCTATTAAAATACAAGCTCAACAACTCGAAAGTCTTTCCTTTAAAATAAAGATTTTTAATAGATTCGTTTAAATTGTAATGCATGATTTGCGTTAAAACAATAGCCATAGACGGAGAAATTTTCCCGTCTTTATAATATTTCTTATCCTTATTATCATCGCTTAAAAACGTAACATAATCGGCTTCCTGAGAAAACAAGCCATGAAACTCTTTAATAGAAATTAAAATAGTAACCAACCATGAGTTAGGATTAACCTCTAAATGAATTGGTAAATCTTGCTGCGGATTATAAAGTAGCAATGAATTCTCTTCGTTAATATTTAACGTATAGCTTCCTTTATTGAATTTGAATGCTGAAGAACCTTTTAAACAAAAATGAAATTGAATAACACTACTGTCTATATGTTTCTCTACAACATCTACTCCAAGACCTTCATTTTGATAGGTTAAGACAGAAAAACCCTGATCTATAATGGTTTCCTTAAATGTTCCTTCAGCGTTATTTTTTTGTTCCATTTTTCTAAAATTTAAATCGCATTTATTTAGATTCACTCTAAACTAATTACAACAATAACGTTGTAAGCCCCGTAAAAGTATAATATTTATTAGATTTGATTCGATAATTGAATTAAAAAACCCGAAACGACACTAAAAGTTCTTTCAGCGTTACTTTTTTACAATTAGGCACTATACATTTGTTCTGAATTTCCAACTAATATAATAAATGAATCAAAATCACGGATCTAGAGGCACTTACTTTTACGCCATTGGATTAAGTTATAAAAAAGCAGACGCTGAGATTAGAGGACATTTTAGTCTTGATGAAGAATCAAAACTAAATCTTTTAAACCAAGCGAAAGAAAATGGTATTGATAGCTTGATTGTAACTTCTACTTGTAACAGAACCGAGATTTATGGTTTTGCAGAGCATCCATTTCAACTTATTAAATTATTGTGCGATAACACTAAAGGAACTGTTGATGAATTTCAGCAAGTGGCCTATGTTTATAAAAGTAGCGAAGCAGTTTCTCATATGTTTCGCGTGGGTTCTGGATTGGATAGTCAGATTCTAGGAGATTTCGAAATTATCAGTCAGCTTAAAAAAAGTGCAAGAGTCTCTAAAAAATTAGGTTTGCTTAACACCTTTTTAGAGCGCCTAGTAAGTATGGTTACTCAAGCGAGTAAACGTATTAAAACCGAAACCGAAATTTCTTCGGGTGCAACATCTGTATCTTTTGCATCTGTACATTATATATTAAATAACGTTCCTGAAGTTTCTAATAAAAATATTTTACTTTTTGGAACTGGAAAAATTGGTAGAAACACCTGCGAGAATTTAGTTAAACACACTAAAAATGAGCAAATCACTTTAATTAACAGAACAAAAGATAAGGCAGAACGAATTGCTGGAAAATTTAATCTTTTAGTTAAAGATTACGCCAACTTACAAGAAGAAATAAATAATTCTGATGTTTTAGTCGTTGCTACCGGAGCCCAAAACCCAACGGTAGACAAGCATTTAATACAGACTAAAAAGCCTTTACTAATTTTAGACTTATCGATTCCGAAGAACGTTCATGAAAATGTTACGGAATTAGAAGGTGTGTCTTTAATTCATCTAGACCACTTGTCTCAGATTACCGACGAAACTTTAGAAAAAAGAAAAACACATATTCCTGTTGCCGAAACCATAATTGAAGACGTTAAAAAAGAATTTAACGATTGGTTAGAAACACGAAAGTTTGCCCCTACAATAAAAGCATTAAAGAATAAATTATTAGACTTTAAATCGGCTGAACTAGATGTGCAACGTAAAAAAATATCTGATTTTAACGAAGCACAAGCTGAGCTGATAAGCAATAATATTATTCAGAAGATAACAAATCATTTTGCGCATCACTTAAAAGATGAAGATTTTTCGACTAACGAAAGTCTTGAACTTATAAAAAAAGTGTTTCAGCTAGAAACATCATCAAATGCATAAAACTATTCGCATTGGCACAAGAGACAGTCAGTTAGCTCTTTGGCAAGCACATACCGTTCAACAACGACTTGAAGATTTAGGATATGCTACAGAAATTGTTGCTGTAAAATCTACAGGCGATTTAATCTTAGATAAACCGCTTTACGAATTAGGGATTACTGGTATTTTTACCAAAACCTTAGATGTTGCTATGTTAAATGGTACCGTAGATATTGCTGTGCATTCTATGAAAGATGTACCAACCTTATTACCACAAGGTATAATTCAGACTGCTGTTTTAGAACGCGCCAATGTAAACGACATCTTAGTACATAAAGGCTTAGATTTTTTGAATGCAGAAGGCACTGTAGCCACTGGTAGTTTAAGACGAAAGGCGCAATGGTTAAACAGATACCCAAATCATAAAGTTGATGATTTAAGAGGAAACGTAATTACGCGACTTCAAAAATTAGAAGACAACCCTTGGAATGCTGCTGTATTTGCAAAGGCTGGCTTAGAACGTATAAATGTTCTTCCAGAACACTACATCGAGTTAGACTGGATGATTCCTGCTCCGGCTCAAGGCGCTATGGTTGTTGTAACTTTAGAAAAAGACAAAGACATTACAGAGGCGGTTTCAAAATTAAATGACACACCTACAGATATTTGTACACATGTAGAACGTGAATTTTTACGTATATTAGAAGCTGGTTGCACGGCTCCAATTGGAGGCCTTGCAACAATAACCAATGACACTATAGCTTTTACAGGTATTTTACTTGCATTAGACGGCAGTAAAAAATTAAGTATCTCCAAAACAGATTTGCTTTCAAATTATAAAGGATTTGGAAAACGCTGCGCTTTAGAACTCATTGAAAAAGGTGGAAAAGAACTGATGGATTCAATTAAAAAAGAAATGAATTCGTAAAAAACTCAAAAAATAATGAAGCTTAAAACGTTGCAAAACCTATATCGTTTTACAGATATTCTCATTTTATTTTTTTTAATATTTGATTTTGGCTTCACCCTTGAAGATGAATACAAACCTCTAAGAGTTCCTGTTTACACATCTATTCTTTTACTTTTAATTACGTTTAATACGTTTAAATTTTTTCAGTATTCTAAAAGCGACCCTATTAGAAAAACGGTTAAATTTAACATCGGGATTTTAGTAACCACACTAGTTGCAGCATCTACAGCATACTATTTAAATCAACACTTACCTCCTATCGAGCAACTTATGAGACCCAAAGTTATTTTTGAGCTAGGCTTGTTCTTTTACCTTTTAATGCGCTTAACATTTCTTATAAAATATATTTACAAGATATATTTCAACCCCGCGATACTTTTTGCAGGAAGCTTTTTTTTACTAATTCTTATGGGCGCTTTATTACTTATGCTCCCTAAAGTAACTGTTAACGGCATTTCCTTTTTAGATGCCTTATTTACCGCAACGAGTGCCATTTGCGTAACAGGTCTTGCTGTACTCGATACTGGTAAAGATTTTACCCAATTAGGGCAAACGCTAATTGTTATATTAATTCAAATAGGTGGTTTAGGGATTCTAACATTTACATCTTTTTTTGCGTACTTCTTTAAAGAGAACTCTTCATTTAGAGAGAGTATGTATCTAAAAGATTATACCTCTACAGAAAATTTACAAGACGTTTTTAAAATTGGAGCTCAAATTGTAGGGATTACACTCGGGATAGAATTAATTGGAGCAATCTTAATTTACACCTCTATAGATTCGATTACCACCATAGAAAACAAAGTTTTCTTTTCTATATTTCACTCCATCTCTGCGTTCTGTAATGCTGGATTCTCAACCTCGTCTTCAAGTTTTTACGAACCAAGTTTACGCTACGATTATTCGCTACAATGGGTACTTATGTTGCTTATAATTATAGGCGGAATTGGGTACAGCTTTATATTTAATTCATACTCATATTTAAAACGTAGTTTTTTAAATCTATTTAGAACAAAAAACAAAGTTTCAAGAACTGTACGCGTATTTACCTTGAACTCTAAAATCACGATTGTAACGACTAGTGTTTTATTAATCTTCGGGTTTATCTTTTTCTATTTCGCCGAAACTAATTTTAGTTTACAAGACCACGATTCTGTTTTCGGAAAAATTACAACTGCCATGTTCTCTTCGGTTACACCAAGAACTGCCGGGTTTAACACTGTAGACTACGGTCAAATTGCAACACCATCGTTATTAATTGTTATTTTTTTAATGTGGATTGGTGCTTCACCTGGATCTACCGGTGGAGGTATTAAAACAAGTACCTTTGCTATTGCTTCTTTAAATATATTTGCAACGGCAAGAGGAAAAAAACGTATAGAAATTAACACAAGAGAAATTTCTAGCAGCACCGTAAACCGTGCATTTTCTATTATTTTTATTTCTTTAATGACCATAGGAACAGCAATATTATTACTCTTGTTTTTTGAACCCGAAAAAGATTTACTAGCCATTGCTTTTGAGTGTTTTTCTGCTTACAGTACGTCAGGATTAAGTATGAATCTTACACCTACTTTAAGCGACCCTAGCAAATATGTTATTATTGCCGTTATGTTTGTAGGGCGAATTGGATTGTTAAACTTGCTATTTGGAATGTTAGGGCAAGTCGAACAAAAGTTTTATCAATATCCACAAGAAAATATTTTAATCAACTAAGTTATAATTGAAATGAAAATCATCATTTTTGGTCTCGGAAATTTCGGAATGTCTCTAGCGCTAAGCCTTACAGAAACAGGTAATGAAGTGGTTGGAATAGACAAAAACATGGACAAGGTAAATATTGTAAAAGATAAAATTGCACACAGTATTTGCTTAGATTCTACTAACGAATTGGCTTATCAGGCACTTCCAATAAAACAAACAGATATTGCTGTTGTTGCTATTGGCGAAAATGAAGGTGCAGCAATTATTACTACAGCAATTATAAAAAAACTAACAACAGGAAAAGTTATTAGTCGCTCGTTATCGCCTATACACGATACCGTTTTGCAAGCCATGGGAATTACATCTATAGTACACCCCGAGCAAGAAGCAGCACTTAAACTAACCAATAAAATAAATCTTAAAAATATAGTTGACAGTTTTAAAATTGATGAAAAATATTCGATTTCAGAAATAAAAACACCTGCAGAATTTGTAGGGAAATCCATTCTAGATTTAGAAATTAGATCTAGATATAAATTAAATATAGTTACTATTCTTCGTAAAAAAGAAAAGACCAATTTAATAGGGAATACCACAGTTATAAAAGAAGTTATTGGTATTCCTAGTGCCGAAACAGTTATCCAAGACAACGATATTTTAGTTGTTTTTGGTTCGGATGATGATATTTCTAAAATTTGTGATAAAAATTAACAATGCCACTTAAATCTATCTTATCTACAAAAACGCTTCACAAAGAACACAAAGCGTTACTTACTAAAGCCAATATTCAAGTTACAGAATACAACGCCATATCCATAGATTTCGTTGATTTTGATTCTGAAATCATTGTTGAAAATGCCATCATTACTAGTCAGAATGCTGCAAAAGCAGTTATCGATAATAAAGTGGTGATTAGAAACTGTTTTTGTGTGGGCGAAAAAACCATGGCGTTTTTAGAAGAACACGGACAAAACGTTTCAAAAATGAAGCTTTACGCCTCAGAATTGGCTAATTATATTGTTAAATATCATAAAAATGAAGCCTTTGTTTTTTTCTGCGGAAATTTAAGACAAGACACTTTACCAGATGCCTTAAAAGAACACAACATCGGGTTAAAAGAAATTATAGTGTATAACACACAAACCGAACCTCAAAAAATTGATGGCGAATTTGATGCGATTTTATTTTATAGTCCAAGTGGTGTCTCAAGCTATTTAACAGATAACCAGATTAGTAATGAAACTATTTTCTGCATCGGAAAAACAACTGCTGCAGCTTTACAAGAACAAACTAAAAATATAGTAATACCGTCGAGTCCTACTATAGAAAACTTACTACAAAGTGTAGTTAAATACTCAAAAAAATCATGATTAAAAACGATTTATACTTAAGAGCTTTAAAAGGAGAAACTGTAGAACGTCCTCCGGTTTGGATGATGCGTCAAGCAGGACGTTACCTTCCAGAATTTATTGCTATCCGCGAAAAATACGATTTCTTTACGCGTTGTCGCACACCTGAATTAGCGAGTGAAATTACTGTTCAACCTATCCGCAGATACGGTATGGATGCTGCTATTTTATTCAGTGACATATTAGTGATTCCGCAAGCGATGAATATCGAGGTAGAAATGAAACCTAATTTTGGTCCGTATTTACCAAATCCTGTTCGCGACCAAAGAGGTGTAGATAACGTGATTGTTCCCGATGTAAATATCGAGCTAGACTACGTTATGCAAGCCATTAAAGCGACTAAAGAATTATTAAATAACGACATTCCATTAATAGGTTTTGCGGGTTCTCCATGGACTATTTTATGTTACGTCGTGCAAGGACAAGGCAGTAAAAATTTCGATAAGGCCAAAGAATTTTGTTTTACAAATCCGATAGCAGCACATCAATTACTTCAAAAAATTACAGATACAACTATTGCGTATTTAAAAGCTAAAGTAGTTGCAGGAGTAGATGCTGTACAAATTTTCGATTCTTGGGGAGGTATGTTATCGCCAACAGATTATAAAGAGTTTTCTTGGCAATATATCGACCAAATTATTGAAGCTTTAAAAGACGATGCACCAGTGATTGCATTTGGTAAAGGGTGTTGGTTTGCACTTGGTGACATGGCTAAAAGTAATGCCGCGGCATTGGGAATAGACTGGACATGTTCTGCCCAAAACGCACGTTACTTAACAGGAGGAAACATTACACTTCAAGGAAACTTCGACCCGTCGAGATTATTATCGCCTCCT contains:
- a CDS encoding TrkH family potassium uptake protein, yielding MKLKTLQNLYRFTDILILFFLIFDFGFTLEDEYKPLRVPVYTSILLLLITFNTFKFFQYSKSDPIRKTVKFNIGILVTTLVAASTAYYLNQHLPPIEQLMRPKVIFELGLFFYLLMRLTFLIKYIYKIYFNPAILFAGSFFLLILMGALLLMLPKVTVNGISFLDALFTATSAICVTGLAVLDTGKDFTQLGQTLIVILIQIGGLGILTFTSFFAYFFKENSSFRESMYLKDYTSTENLQDVFKIGAQIVGITLGIELIGAILIYTSIDSITTIENKVFFSIFHSISAFCNAGFSTSSSSFYEPSLRYDYSLQWVLMLLIIIGGIGYSFIFNSYSYLKRSFLNLFRTKNKVSRTVRVFTLNSKITIVTTSVLLIFGFIFFYFAETNFSLQDHDSVFGKITTAMFSSVTPRTAGFNTVDYGQIATPSLLIVIFLMWIGASPGSTGGGIKTSTFAIASLNIFATARGKKRIEINTREISSSTVNRAFSIIFISLMTIGTAILLLLFFEPEKDLLAIAFECFSAYSTSGLSMNLTPTLSDPSKYVIIAVMFVGRIGLLNLLFGMLGQVEQKFYQYPQENILIN
- a CDS encoding potassium channel family protein, with product MKIIIFGLGNFGMSLALSLTETGNEVVGIDKNMDKVNIVKDKIAHSICLDSTNELAYQALPIKQTDIAVVAIGENEGAAIITTAIIKKLTTGKVISRSLSPIHDTVLQAMGITSIVHPEQEAALKLTNKINLKNIVDSFKIDEKYSISEIKTPAEFVGKSILDLEIRSRYKLNIVTILRKKEKTNLIGNTTVIKEVIGIPSAETVIQDNDILVVFGSDDDISKICDKN
- a CDS encoding uroporphyrinogen-III synthase translates to MPLKSILSTKTLHKEHKALLTKANIQVTEYNAISIDFVDFDSEIIVENAIITSQNAAKAVIDNKVVIRNCFCVGEKTMAFLEEHGQNVSKMKLYASELANYIVKYHKNEAFVFFCGNLRQDTLPDALKEHNIGLKEIIVYNTQTEPQKIDGEFDAILFYSPSGVSSYLTDNQISNETIFCIGKTTAAALQEQTKNIVIPSSPTIENLLQSVVKYSKKS
- the hemE gene encoding uroporphyrinogen decarboxylase, with protein sequence MIKNDLYLRALKGETVERPPVWMMRQAGRYLPEFIAIREKYDFFTRCRTPELASEITVQPIRRYGMDAAILFSDILVIPQAMNIEVEMKPNFGPYLPNPVRDQRGVDNVIVPDVNIELDYVMQAIKATKELLNNDIPLIGFAGSPWTILCYVVQGQGSKNFDKAKEFCFTNPIAAHQLLQKITDTTIAYLKAKVVAGVDAVQIFDSWGGMLSPTDYKEFSWQYIDQIIEALKDDAPVIAFGKGCWFALGDMAKSNAAALGIDWTCSAQNARYLTGGNITLQGNFDPSRLLSPPSEIKKMVHQMINEFGKDKYIVNLGHGILPNIPLDNAKAFIDAVKEYK